The region CTGATTGGACCTTCTTCGATCCTTCCATAAAAAAGTGCCATCCGGTGACGCACCGGAGGACAATTAAAATCACGATGGCAATCCAGCCAAGTTGGTATTTCGAGGTAGACAGGGAACTAGCTCCTCAAAAGATTCATTTCAGGGTGTGCGGATCAAGGGAGGGATGGCACAAACAGAATAGCTATGTGCCGGGGGTATATGGATATGCATCCAGTGTTAATTATTGCCAGAAACGGCCATTTCGCCAAGAAGTGCCGACCAGAATTCCCCGAAAGTACGCCCCAATACGCCATTTTAGGCGGTATCGATGACCCGTTTCTCGCGCCACTGTCCGCTGAAAAATCGCACCCAATGCGTAAGTGCCAACAGAATCACCCAGCCAGTCATTGCCACCCACAGCCCTTGCACATGAATCCAGTCCATCCACAGACACGTTCCGCCCAACGCCAACAAAACGGCCGAAAAGATCATTCCCACGATCAGGATGAACCGGACATCGCCGGCCCCTTTCAGAGCGCTAACGACCACTAAATTCATCGCATCAAACACGCAGAAGAACGCGACAAATCGGAGAAGTATGATCGTTAACGCGCGGATCTCTTCAAACTCGGTCGGTTCCATTCCCATGGCATGGGCCGTGAGAAAAAAGTCGGGCAACATGAAATAGGTCAGTCCCATCCCCCCCGCGTAGACCATCGCAACCATCAAACCGGACCAGGTCGCCATCGCGGCTCGTTCCGGTCTAGCGTGACCGATTTCTCGTCCCACAAGCGTGCTGATTCCAATTCCCAAACCAATGAGGGGCACGAACGTCAGAGCATTGATATCAATGGCCAACGTCGACGCGGTCATCGCCGTCAGACCCATTCGCCCCATCAAAAAGGTGAATCCGGTGAACGTGCCGACTTCCAGCAAAACCTGAAAGCCACTTGCCGAACCATAGCGGAAAATCCGCTTGAGCAGATCTGGCTCGTCATTCGACCAGTCGAGAAAACCAAACTCACCTGAAATGGCCGGACGCCACAGCAAGATGACGTACGCAACGACTTTGAACCACTGGCTGAGCGATGTCGCAATGGCCGCCCCGGTGATGCCTTCCAGCCATTCGCCGCAGAAACCGAAGATAAACAGCCCGTCCAAAACAACGTTCAGCAAACAGGAGCCAATTTCGACGAACATCACAAGGGTCGTTTTGCCACGTCCGGTAAAGAACGTCGACATGGCCGCGGAAACGACCGAGGCTCCCGCACCGAACGTCAAAATCTGGAAATAGCGAACCTCCAGCAGCTGGATCTCGGCCGAATGCCCCACCAACGAAAACGCCCATGCCGCCACGGGAATGGATAGAAAGTAGGTGGGGATCATGAACGCCCCAAACTTAACCCCCTTCCGGATGACGGCACCAATTTGGTTATGCCGACCGGCACCATCGTATTGGGCGACGAACGTATTGAGATACGAAGCCAATCCAATCGGGAAGCAAAGCAGCGTAAAATGCAGCATGCCTGCCGGTAAAGCGGCAGCCATCGCTTCCGGCGAGTACCAGAACAGGAACATGCGATCGACAAAGTTCGTCATCGACCAGGAAGCTGTCGACGCGATCAGCGGCAACGCGATGAACAGCAGTTCGCGGATTCCGCAAGGACGGCTCCACCAACTTCCACTCGCGGACTCATCATCCGATAAACCAACAATCTCTGATGTATCCGCCATGGAAATCGCATAACAGGGGCAGGGGAACGAAGCGAATGCCAATTATTCGCAAGGGCATCTCCCGGACAATCGCAAATGCGGGAGGTTCGTCCAAATGACTGGCAAATTAACCCAATAGTCTGTTTTCCGCGGTTGGATTACCATAAGCCCCGCACCGTTTGTAATCTGCGTCACCGAGATCGGACCAATATGAAAATCGCCCTTTGTTACCAGACTCAGCCTGAATTCGTCGAGGCGATCCAACAAGTCGCTCCTGACGCCGAAGTGATCGACGCCGGCCAGGAAGGCATTGCCGACGCCATCTTGGAAGCCGATATCTTCTGCGGACATGCCAAAGTGCCGATGCCATGGGCCCAGGTTGTCGAGCAAGGAAAACTGAAGTGGATTCAGTCTTCCGCGGCTGGGATGGACCACTGCTTAGTGCCGGAAGTAATTTCCTCCGACATTGTCGTTTCCAGCGCCTCGGGCCTGTTCGCCAACCAGGTCGCAGAGCAAACTTTTTCCCTCTTATTGGGCCTGATACGCAGTTTACCGGTTTTCTTTCGCGCACAAACAGTAAAAGATTATACCAGACGACCTACCCACGATTTGCACGGCAAAACGGTCGGCATCGTTGGACTTGGGGGGAACGGACGCCGGATTGCGGAAATCCTTTCTGCATTTCAAACGCGAATTATCGCCACCGACTTGTTCCCCTACGATTGCCCACCCCATGTCGACGCCCTGTGGCCAGCCGATCGCCTGGACGATCTTTTAGCTGAATCGGATGTGGTCATCCTCACGTTGCCCCTCAACGCGAGCACCTACCATATCATCGACGACGGACGATTTGCCGCGATGAAACAGGATGCCTGGTTCATCAACGTTGCCCGAGGTCAGGTCGTCAAAGAGGCTGCTTTGATCGACGCATTGCAGTCAGGCAAACTGCTGGGTGCGGGGATCGATGTCGCCGAGATCGAACCCCTGCCGGCCGACAGCCCACTATGGAATATGAAGAACGTCATCATCACGCCGCACGTCGGAGCCCAGTCGGCGAGCCGAAACGCGGATGCGACGCGGCTGTTCTGCACCAACTTGCAGCGATATCTGCAAGGAGAGCCTCCCATTAACCTGGTCGACAAACAACTCGGATTCCCCATCCGAAAGCCTTCCGACACCTAAACCCAAAGCGGTAAACCACACCATTACCCCGTTTTTATCTGGAAAGCATTTACCTACTCCAGATTTTCAATTATTTAGAGGAAAGAATCTTTACCCATCGATTCCGTCCTCCCTATCATGCACAAGGACAACCTGCGTTTTGAATCCCGATGACGCCGACAGGAAGTCGCCACTCATGCTGACCACAACGCAACAAAATCTTCAGCCTACACTTTCTCTCGATGGCGATGCCGCCGACCGAAAGTGCCCGGCCGAATTGATGCAGCGTTACGAGTCTCTGATCCATGCCAAGCGATCGAGTTGGACCGAGCACTACGCGCTTCGCCGCCTACTAGGCTCCGGCGGGCAGGGGCTCGTGTTTCTCACCGAACGCCGGGGAGCGAACGGGTTCACGCTTCCCTTGGCTATCAAAATCTTCTCGCCGGAACGGTTCGAGAGTGCGACGCACTACAACGAAGCGATGGCCCGCATTGCCCGCGTCGCTTCGCGTGTGGCTCAGATCCAGCAGCATAACCTGCTAGAGATCCACAACTTCCTCGACTCCAGCACCATTCGTGTGATGGTCATGGAATGGGTCGACGGCTACGACTTGCAGCAGCTTTCCACCCCCGGCATGGTCGAACACATTCGGCATCGTGTGACCACCGAACGCTGGGAATACATCAATCAGGTCGTCGTCACCAAAGGGCCGCAGCAGCCTCGTTTTAAGCCTGGCGTTGCCGTCGCGATCGCTCGCGACTGTCTCGCGGCGTTGGCCGCTTTGCATCGTGAAGGGGTCGTCCATGCCGACGTGAAGCCTTCCAATATCATGCTCAAGCGAACCGGTGCGGCGAAGCTGATCGACATCGGTTCCGCGTTCGAGATCGATAATGCTCCCGATTCGCGGACATGCACCCCGGCGTATGCCGCTCCGGAAGTCCTGGAAGGGGCCGAAGCGACGCCCCGTAGCGACTTGGCCAGCCTGGGCTATGTGCTGATCGAAATGCTCTCGGGACGATCCCTCTTCGGGCACATCAAAAACTATCGCGAACTGCTGGAAACCAAGCGTTTTCTCGCTCAGCGAATGCTTGAGATCTTGCCGGAAGAGGTTACCTGCAACGAACTTCTGATGAACTTCTGTCGGCGTCTGATCGCTCCGGATCCGTCGCGTCGCTTTCCTTCGGCCGAAGATGCCGACCTTCGTTCCGGCGGGGCCGCTTCGTTCCATCGACAACTCGTCAAAGGGGATCTCGCGGTCGAATACGACAACGAAATCCGCCTCTGGATCGAAGAGCTTCAGCAGACTGAAGAAGAGCTGGGTTAACGTTTTTTGTCGGTAAAAACAGACCTTACTGGCATTCTAACACACTGTACGCGCTCACTCGGCGTAGAAAATTCGCCCCCTTATTTTCGGGGCGATTAGCGGCTGCCCAAGGCCTGAAAACAGGCCTACATCGCCAACAACTGACGCACACTTGGATAATATTTGTTGCAAAGAGTGCGCAGACTTATTTAAAATGCGCTCACTCATGCCCGATGGTGTAAAGCTCTCAATTTAGTGCGGCGAAATCCTGCACTACGAGCGACCATTTCTTAGAAAATCACCCGGCGATTCTCGGCGATGCTTTGCCGCGCCGCTTGGATGACTCGCGTCGATTCCCGGAACTCGGTCAGGCAGTCGAAGTGGTGATTGCCGTTTTCAAGCAATCGGTGGAACGCCGCAAACAGCCGCTCGCCGACGGGGCGTTCTCCTTCTAAAGACTCCATGTGCCGGCCGGCACCGTTGAACCAGATCAGCGTGTTGGGCAAATCGATGAACGCGATCCCGTTCTCGCAGCAAACCTGCATGGCTGCCGGAGGCCGAAACGAAACCGCTTCTGGCCAATCGTTTCGCAGGTAAGTTCCCGCACTAATCTGAGCGACCACGCGCTGGCTGGGATCTTCCTTCGACTGGAAATCGACGCTCAGCATCTGATATTCCATGTCGGCAGGATTGTCGGCTCGAGGGTAGCTAACGCTGAACAGCGACTCAGGCTTGCCATCGACAATGTAGCGGCACCAATCGAAGATTTCGGCCAAATATCGTTGAATGACCAGCGAGCGAGGCGTGCTCGATCCCTGGGCCGGGTTAATTCGGTGATGGCAGAAAATCAGCTTTGGACGGCCTAAATGCGTGGCGATCAGTTCTTTTAAGCGGATCGTCGCTGGCGCAAATCGCCGCGGAAACTCGATCATGAACGGAACTTTGGTCGACTGGATCAGCCGCACCACTTCGTCCTGAGCATCCGCGTCCAGTTCCAATGCGGTATTTAAATAAACCGCTTTGCCAGCCGAGCAGGCCGATTGCAGCGGCAGAAGGCCTGACCACTGCTGATCGAGCAAGAAAACCGCATCGATATGATCTGCGGATATTGCGCGGCGGAAGCCATTAGGCGACAGCGCATTGAACTGCGAAGCGGCACTTTTGGCCCGTAAGGCAACTTCATCGCAGATGAATTCGACCTTAAAGCGATCTTGTAAAGAGTGAAGGGCAGGGCGGTGTCGCGATTCCCAATCGCAGCCCAACCCGACCACGCCAACGTGTAGCACCATACAGGGATACATCCTTGAGCAGCTGCCGCTTTGTTCCGGCAGCAGGTTTGTCGTAACTATTGGCTATTGAAGCACTTTTGCTAGCACAACTCCAGTCGGATTTGGGAATTCTTTTGGCAAGCTCCAAACTACGGTCCCCAACCAACTTGGTACGAAAACCCGAAAAGTCTCCGGAAACTTCTCAAGTTGGACACTTGCTATCGATCCTCGAATCGTTAAACTTGGCCCAAACCTCAGGACTAGGTCATCGCACAACCCCGATGTGCCGGCGTTTGGGAACCAAAGAAACGAGTTCGTATCTTTCCCAGTTGGTCGCTTTGAATTGCGGCTTTCCCGCACTGTGAGACTCGCAGGAGAGACTCGCAGAACGATACGCCTGACCGACGTCCTACCTACAGCAACCACACCCACCTGGTTTTCTGGACTCTGTGGTCTGTTAGTACCCTGTGACCCAAGGGACAGGCCCAAATCGAACTAACGGGCAGAATTTAGTAAGGAACGAATTAGTATGCTCGGCATTACCCTGGCCATTTTGTTGCAAGCTTCCGTCGCTGGTGAAACGACGACCGATTACAACACGGCGTTCAAAGCGGCTTCGGAAAACGGCAAGCCCATGCTCGTACTCGTTGGTACGGAT is a window of Bremerella sp. TYQ1 DNA encoding:
- a CDS encoding D-2-hydroxyacid dehydrogenase — its product is MKIALCYQTQPEFVEAIQQVAPDAEVIDAGQEGIADAILEADIFCGHAKVPMPWAQVVEQGKLKWIQSSAAGMDHCLVPEVISSDIVVSSASGLFANQVAEQTFSLLLGLIRSLPVFFRAQTVKDYTRRPTHDLHGKTVGIVGLGGNGRRIAEILSAFQTRIIATDLFPYDCPPHVDALWPADRLDDLLAESDVVILTLPLNASTYHIIDDGRFAAMKQDAWFINVARGQVVKEAALIDALQSGKLLGAGIDVAEIEPLPADSPLWNMKNVIITPHVGAQSASRNADATRLFCTNLQRYLQGEPPINLVDKQLGFPIRKPSDT
- a CDS encoding serine/threonine-protein kinase; the protein is MLTTTQQNLQPTLSLDGDAADRKCPAELMQRYESLIHAKRSSWTEHYALRRLLGSGGQGLVFLTERRGANGFTLPLAIKIFSPERFESATHYNEAMARIARVASRVAQIQQHNLLEIHNFLDSSTIRVMVMEWVDGYDLQQLSTPGMVEHIRHRVTTERWEYINQVVVTKGPQQPRFKPGVAVAIARDCLAALAALHREGVVHADVKPSNIMLKRTGAAKLIDIGSAFEIDNAPDSRTCTPAYAAPEVLEGAEATPRSDLASLGYVLIEMLSGRSLFGHIKNYRELLETKRFLAQRMLEILPEEVTCNELLMNFCRRLIAPDPSRRFPSAEDADLRSGGAASFHRQLVKGDLAVEYDNEIRLWIEELQQTEEELG
- a CDS encoding Gfo/Idh/MocA family protein codes for the protein MVLHVGVVGLGCDWESRHRPALHSLQDRFKVEFICDEVALRAKSAASQFNALSPNGFRRAISADHIDAVFLLDQQWSGLLPLQSACSAGKAVYLNTALELDADAQDEVVRLIQSTKVPFMIEFPRRFAPATIRLKELIATHLGRPKLIFCHHRINPAQGSSTPRSLVIQRYLAEIFDWCRYIVDGKPESLFSVSYPRADNPADMEYQMLSVDFQSKEDPSQRVVAQISAGTYLRNDWPEAVSFRPPAAMQVCCENGIAFIDLPNTLIWFNGAGRHMESLEGERPVGERLFAAFHRLLENGNHHFDCLTEFRESTRVIQAARQSIAENRRVIF
- a CDS encoding MATE family efflux transporter, whose protein sequence is MADTSEIVGLSDDESASGSWWSRPCGIRELLFIALPLIASTASWSMTNFVDRMFLFWYSPEAMAAALPAGMLHFTLLCFPIGLASYLNTFVAQYDGAGRHNQIGAVIRKGVKFGAFMIPTYFLSIPVAAWAFSLVGHSAEIQLLEVRYFQILTFGAGASVVSAAMSTFFTGRGKTTLVMFVEIGSCLLNVVLDGLFIFGFCGEWLEGITGAAIATSLSQWFKVVAYVILLWRPAISGEFGFLDWSNDEPDLLKRIFRYGSASGFQVLLEVGTFTGFTFLMGRMGLTAMTASTLAIDINALTFVPLIGLGIGISTLVGREIGHARPERAAMATWSGLMVAMVYAGGMGLTYFMLPDFFLTAHAMGMEPTEFEEIRALTIILLRFVAFFCVFDAMNLVVVSALKGAGDVRFILIVGMIFSAVLLALGGTCLWMDWIHVQGLWVAMTGWVILLALTHWVRFFSGQWREKRVIDTA